CGCTTCATCAGGCTGATCGCCTCCGGCGGGGCGCGGTGCTCGTCCTTCAGCCGGCCCAGCCGCAGCGCGGCGTGCAGGCCCAGCGTGATCTCCGTCTGCATGTCGGCCAGCTTCTTCTGGATCAGCTGGTTGGCCGCCAGCGGCCGGCCGAACATCTTGCGCTCCAGCACGTAGTCGCGCGCCTGGTGCCAGCAGAACTCCGCCGCCCCCATGGCGCCCCAGGATATCCCGTAGCGCGCGTTGTTCAGGCAGCCGAACGGTCCCTTCAGACCCTTGACGTTGGGCAGCAGGTTATCGTCCGGAACGAACACCTCGTCCATCGCGATGCCGCCGGTGATCGAGGCGCGCAGGCTGAACTTGCCCTCGATCTTGGGGGCGCTCAGCCCCTTCATGCCCTTCTCCAGCACGAAGCCGCGGATGTCGCCGGCATCGTCCTTGGCCCAGACCACGAACACGTCGGCGATCGGCGAGTTGGTGATCCACTGCTTGGAGCCGCTGACCGAGTAGCCGCCGTCGACCTTGCGCGCCCGGGTCTTCATGGAGCCGGGATCGGAGCCGGCGTCCGGCTCGGTCAGGCCGAAGCAGCCCACCCACTCGCCGCTGGCGAGCTTGGGCAGGTATTTCTGCCGCTGCTCCTCGGTGCCGTAGGCGTGGATCGGGTGCATGACCAGCGAGGACTGGACCGACATGGCGGAGCGGTAGCCCGAGTCCACCCGCTCGACCTCGCGGGCGATCAGGCCGTAGCTGACATAGCCGACGCCGGCGCAGCCGTAGCCCTCGATGGTCGGCCCGAGCAGGCCCAGCTCGCCCATCTCGGTCATGATCTCGCGGTGGAAATGCTCGTGCCGGTTCGCTTCCAGCACGCGCGTCATCAGCTTGTCCTGGCAATAGCTCCGCGCGCTGTCGCGGACCATGCGCTCTTCCTCGGAAAGCTCCTCCTCCAGCAGCAACGGGTCTTCCCACTGGAAGGCCGCGGGGCCGGAAGCCTTGGATTTCGTTTCGGCGATGGTGATGGTATCTCCGGTCATATAGGTTACACCCGTTCTAGGACGGCGGCGATTCCCTGGCCGACGCCGATGCACATGGACACGACGGCATAACGGCCGCCGCCGCGGTGGAGTTGCCGGGTCGCAGTCAAGGCGAGCCTCGCGCCGGAAGCGCCGAGCGGATGCCCGACCGCGATGGCGCCGCCATTGACATTGAGCCGGCTGTCGTCGGCCGACAGTCCCAGCCCATGCAAGCAGCCCAGGACCTGGGTCGCGAACGCCTCGTTGATCTCGATCACGTCGACATCGCCCAAGCCCAGCCCGGCGCGTTCCAGGGCCTTCCTGATGGCCGGCACCGGCCCGAGACCCATGACGCGCGGCTCGACCCCGGCGACGGCGCCCGACACGATCCGGGACAGCGGCTTCGCCCCGGCGCGCTCGCCGGCCTCGCGGCTTCCGATCAGCAGCGCCGCGGCCCCGTCGTTGATGCCCGACGCGTTGCCGGCCGTCACCACGCCGTCGCGGAACAGCGGCTTCAGCTTGGCGAGCCGTTCCATCGTGGTCTCGGGCCGGGGATGCTCGTCGGTCGCGACCGTCTCGACGGCGCCCCGCCTGCCCGGAACCCCGACCGGCACCAGTTCGCCGTCGTAATAGCCGTCGGCCAGCGCCGCCGCATATTTCCGCTGGGACTCCAGGGCGAAGCGGTCGCTCGCCTCGCGGGTGATCTGGAGGTCCTGGCCGATATTGTCGGCCGTCTCCGGCATGGAGTGATTGCCGTGCTCCTCGACGATCCGCGGGTTGGTGAAGCGGGCGCCCATGGTGGTGTCGAACGCCTTGATCTCGCGGGAATAGGCCGATTCCGACTTGCCGATCACGAAGGGTGCGCGGCTCATGCTCTCGACGCCGCCGGCCACGATCAGGTCGCCCTGGCCGACCGTCACCGCGCGCGACGCGTCCAGCACCGCCGACAGACCGCTGCCGCACAGGCGATTGACCGTCAGCCCCGGCACCTGGAACGGCAGCCCCGCCAGCAGGCCGGCGTGCCGCGCCACGTTGCGGCTGTCCTCGCCGGCCTGGTTGGTGCAGCCGGCGATGACGTCCTCGATGTCCTCCGGCCTGAACGGCCCGCGCTCGACCACGGCCTTGATGACGCCGGCCAGCAGGTCGTCGGGACGCACGCCCGCCAGCGCTCCCGCATGGCGGCCGAACGGCGTCCGCAGGCCGTCGTAGATATAGGCTTCGAGCATCGGCTCACTCCCCCTCGGATGTTATCGCCCCGCCGCGCAGCTTCGATGTTTCGCTAAGCGGAACTCAATTTTGCATTCTTGACCTGACCATAATACGAGCGTATGGTCCGTGTAAAGCGTGCAAGGGAGATGAAATTCATGGCCGGCGATGTGGAGGACCTGGAAAGCCCGGTATCGGCGCCCGTCGCCGATGTCGAAGCCGCCGATCAGCTGGCATCGGACGAAATAAAGGATCGTCAGTTCGTGGTCGCCCTTGCACGGGGTCTTGAGGTTCTTCGAGCATTTACACAAAAGGACAGCGTACTGGGCAACCAGCATATCGCGGCCATTACCGGATTGCCGAAGCCGACCGTCTCCCGGCTGACCCACACGCTGACGCGCCTGGGCTATCTGTCCT
This Skermanella mucosa DNA region includes the following protein-coding sequences:
- a CDS encoding acyl-CoA dehydrogenase; translation: MTGDTITIAETKSKASGPAAFQWEDPLLLEEELSEEERMVRDSARSYCQDKLMTRVLEANRHEHFHREIMTEMGELGLLGPTIEGYGCAGVGYVSYGLIAREVERVDSGYRSAMSVQSSLVMHPIHAYGTEEQRQKYLPKLASGEWVGCFGLTEPDAGSDPGSMKTRARKVDGGYSVSGSKQWITNSPIADVFVVWAKDDAGDIRGFVLEKGMKGLSAPKIEGKFSLRASITGGIAMDEVFVPDDNLLPNVKGLKGPFGCLNNARYGISWGAMGAAEFCWHQARDYVLERKMFGRPLAANQLIQKKLADMQTEITLGLHAALRLGRLKDEHRAPPEAISLMKRNNCGKALDIARVARDMLGGNGISDEYHVIRHVMNLEAVNTYEGTHDIHALILGRAQTGIQAFG
- a CDS encoding 3-oxoadipyl-CoA thiolase; this translates as MLEAYIYDGLRTPFGRHAGALAGVRPDDLLAGVIKAVVERGPFRPEDIEDVIAGCTNQAGEDSRNVARHAGLLAGLPFQVPGLTVNRLCGSGLSAVLDASRAVTVGQGDLIVAGGVESMSRAPFVIGKSESAYSREIKAFDTTMGARFTNPRIVEEHGNHSMPETADNIGQDLQITREASDRFALESQRKYAAALADGYYDGELVPVGVPGRRGAVETVATDEHPRPETTMERLAKLKPLFRDGVVTAGNASGINDGAAALLIGSREAGERAGAKPLSRIVSGAVAGVEPRVMGLGPVPAIRKALERAGLGLGDVDVIEINEAFATQVLGCLHGLGLSADDSRLNVNGGAIAVGHPLGASGARLALTATRQLHRGGGRYAVVSMCIGVGQGIAAVLERV